The genomic region CGAGCACCTGGAAGTCCTTGCCACCACCACAGTGGAGGTCCACCGGGCGGTGCGTGTCCCCTCGGAGGCCGACATTGTGGGCTGGGACGACCTCGCTTTCCCCGAGACGCTCAACCAGTTCAGCGACTGGGTGCCGCAGTCACAGCTCACCGGTCCGGGGGAGGAGGTCTTGGGCATCATCCCCGGCGTGGTTGCAGGCAAGAACCCGCATGAGGCCGCAATGGCCATCTTCGCCTGGATGCGCGGCGAAATGACCTATATGAAGGGCACCACGGGCGTGACCACCAACGCTGAGGAAGCCTGGGGTCATCGCCAGGGCGTATGCCAGGACCTGGCCCACCTCGCCATTGGTGCCCTGCGCAGCTGCGGCATCCCGGCCCGGTACGTCTCCGGTTACCTGCACCCGCGGTCGACGGCGGACATCGGCGAGACGGTGGCCGGCCAGTCCCACGCGTGGCTGGAATGGTGGGACGGAGAATGGCGCAGCTGGGACCCGACCAACCACAAGCCGGCCGGTGACTTTCACGTGACGGTGGCCCGCGGCCGGGACTACCGGGACGTTCCGCCGCTCAAGGGCATCCTGTCCGGCGGCGGCGGCTCGGACCTCAGCGTAAGCGTGGAGATCACCCGCTTGGCCTAAACCGGAGGCGGACTACTCCGGCGAGGACCGCACTGCGCCGCTGAGCTGCGTCCACCAGGTGAGCGGCGGCGTGACCTTGAAGCGCCTGCCGGTGACCGAATCGGGTGTGATGCGCACGAAGTGGTCCTTCTGGCCCGCCTGCCAGGGGAAGAGGTAGAGGCTTGCAGAATCGAGGATTTCCTCGGTGCTCTTGAGGGCTGCAGCTTTCCCCTTGACCACGACGCTCCAGGCCATCCCCGAATCGGCATCCACTCCGTCGGCTTCCAGTGCCACCGGAGATTCCCCGAGGACACCACCAAGTTTGGTGCCCTCAGCTGTTCGGAACACCAGCGTGCCGTGGTCCACGGTGTAGTTGAGCGGGAAAATGTCTGGGTGGTCCTCCACCCAGACTGCCAGCCTGCCGACCGAAACCTGGCGGAGCAGGTGCCAGCACTGGCTGGAATCCAAACGTTCAACGGACTCGTGGGATGCTTCGGCGGGCTGCACGTCGGTCATGGACCTGAGCCTACGCCCGAGCCGCTGGACCCGCCAGATCGGTCCGGGCTACTCAAAAGCCGCCCTGCGGTGGTCTTCGACCCGGGCAGCGCCGGTTTACCAGGGGCTCGCTTTGTAATCCTTCAGGAACACACCGTACTGGTCTTCTCCCTTTTCACCCATGACGATGGGGTCGTAGACCCGGGCCGCGCCGTCCACCAGGTCCAGGGGAGCGTGGAAGCCTTCCTCCATCAGCCGGACCTTGGTGAAGTGCGGGCGTTCGTCGGTGATCCAACCGGTATCGACGGCGGTCATGAGGATCCCGTCGGTTTCCAGCATCTCCTGGGCGCTGGTCCGCGTCATCATGTTCAGGGCCGCCTTGGCCATGTTGGTGTGCGGGTGGCCGGGTCCCTTGTAGGCCCGGGAGAACTGGCCCTCCATGGCGGAGACGTTGACGATGTACTTGCGGCGCGCAGTTGAGCGCTTCATGGCGTCCCGCAGGCGGCTGACCAGCAGGAAGGGCGCGGTCACGTTGCACAGCTGCACCTCTAGCATCTCCAGCGGGTCCACCTCGTCCACCACCTGCGTCCAGCTGTTGATGGTGGCGAGGTCCGGGACCAGGCCACCGGCGTCAATGGCCGTTCCGGCTGCGATCCGTTCCAGGGAGGCCGAACCGGTGGACAGGGCAAGGGACGTGACCGCATCCCCGGCCAGGACCGGGTGTTCGGTGACGCTGCTGGCAATCGCGAGCGGATGCTTGTCGTGCGCGTGGCCGAAGGTGAC from Arthrobacter globiformis harbors:
- a CDS encoding transglutaminase family protein: MTRLSIVHRTGYKYKGRVTLSYNEARMTPLTDPQQVVLESSMKVTPSQAAVSSYRDYWGTRVTAFDMQMPHEHLEVLATTTVEVHRAVRVPSEADIVGWDDLAFPETLNQFSDWVPQSQLTGPGEEVLGIIPGVVAGKNPHEAAMAIFAWMRGEMTYMKGTTGVTTNAEEAWGHRQGVCQDLAHLAIGALRSCGIPARYVSGYLHPRSTADIGETVAGQSHAWLEWWDGEWRSWDPTNHKPAGDFHVTVARGRDYRDVPPLKGILSGGGGSDLSVSVEITRLA
- a CDS encoding pyridoxamine 5'-phosphate oxidase family protein — encoded protein: MTDVQPAEASHESVERLDSSQCWHLLRQVSVGRLAVWVEDHPDIFPLNYTVDHGTLVFRTAEGTKLGGVLGESPVALEADGVDADSGMAWSVVVKGKAAALKSTEEILDSASLYLFPWQAGQKDHFVRITPDSVTGRRFKVTPPLTWWTQLSGAVRSSPE